From Lolium perenne isolate Kyuss_39 chromosome 5, Kyuss_2.0, whole genome shotgun sequence, a single genomic window includes:
- the LOC127303488 gene encoding uncharacterized protein: MVSVSDQLRVRFFSQSLTGPAFGWYTSLPPNSVQSWKQLEELFHTQYHSEGTEAGIAELAQVRQKRGETVSEYIQRFRTFRNRCYSAHLTEKEAVELAVAGLAASFKDLTFQVEYNSLTHLDKFKRAITLVNADEDEDSAEDQEVAIAEWTRTPVPVSCKWVNPPGPPRGLDFGVTKTEQIFDLLLKEKQLKLPEGHKIPTAQEMNKRPYCKWHHTFTHATNDCKVLRAQIQMAIESGRLTFGQFAMKGL, translated from the exons atggtttcagTATCGGATCAGCTACGGGTGAGGTTCTTCTCGCAGTCCCTCACCGGTCCAgcgtttggatggtatacctcgttGCCACCAAATTCAGTGCAAtcatggaagcagctggaggaACTGTTCCACACCCAGTACCATTCAGAAGGTACTGAAGCTGGTATTGCCGAACTAGCTCAGGTTCGGCAGAAGCGAGGAGAAACAGTCTCTGAATACATCCAACGTTTCAGAActttcaggaaccgatgctattcggctcactTAACTGAGAAAGAggcagtcgagctggccgtggcaggccttGCAGCGTCGTTCAAAGACCTGACGTTCCAGGTTGAGTACAACTCGTTGACGCACCTG gacaagttcaagcgcgcgaTAACCCTGGTCAATGCTGATGAGGATGAAGATTCCGCGGAAGATCAGGAAGTTGCAATAGCCGAGTGGACTCGGACGCCAGtacctgtgtcctgcaaatgggtgaacccGCCAGGGCCTCCAAGAGGGTTGGACTTtggcgtgaccaagactgaacagatCTTCGATCTGCTTCTGAAAGAGAAACAGTTGAagctacccgaaggccacaagatccctacgGCACAGGAGATGAACAagaggccatactgcaaatggcatcatacGTTCACGCacgccaccaatgactgcaaagtgTTACGCGCACAAATTCAGATGGCGATAGAATCAGGCCGATTAACTTTCGGACAGtttgccatgaag GGTTTGTGA